In one Paramisgurnus dabryanus chromosome 21, PD_genome_1.1, whole genome shotgun sequence genomic region, the following are encoded:
- the fam3a gene encoding protein FAM3A isoform X2 codes for MRLAGKQEEPTPEPRPHKYKCGLSAPCPPKHMAFRLTSGAANVIGPKICLEDKVLISSAKNNVGRGLNIALVNGVNGEVLDIRSFDMWAGDVSELLKFIRPLHEGTLVFVASFDDPASKLNDEARRLFEELGSTAAKELSFRDSWVFVGAKGIENKSPFEQRMKNSKSSNKYEGWPESLEMDGCVPLRAPLET; via the exons ATGAGGCTTGcag GAAAACAAGAAGAGCCTACTCCAG AACCAAGACCACACAAGTACAAGTGTGGTCTGTCAGCTCCATGTCCCCCCAAACATATGGCATTCAGGCTGACCTCTGGGGCTGCCAATGTCATCGGCCCAAAAATCTGTCTGGAGGATAaagt TCTTATCAGCAGTGCCAAAAACAATGTTGGCAGAGGACTCAATATTGCTTTAGTAAATG GAGTTAATGGAGAAGTTTTGGACATAAGATCCTTTGATATGTGGGCAGGAG ATGTTTCAGAACTGCTAAAGTTTATTCGTCCACTCCATGAGGGAACGCTAGTATTTGTTGCTTCCTTTGATGACCCAGCTAGCAA GCTTAATGATGAAGCACGACGTCTGTTTGAAGAGTTGGGGAGCACAGCAGCAAAGGAGCTAAGTTTTAGGGACAGCTGGGTGTTTGTTGGAGCAAAAGGAATAGAAAACAAAAGCCCATTTGAACAG CGAATGAAGAACAGTAAAAGCAGTAACAAATATGAAGGCTGGCCGGAGTCTctagagatggatggatgtgtTCCTTTGCGTGCACCTTTGGAAACTTAA
- the fam3a gene encoding protein FAM3A isoform X1, whose protein sequence is MRLAVALRAVALVLLLGFTWLLANSMLGGDSNSLIRGLFSGKQEEPTPEPRPHKYKCGLSAPCPPKHMAFRLTSGAANVIGPKICLEDKVLISSAKNNVGRGLNIALVNGVNGEVLDIRSFDMWAGDVSELLKFIRPLHEGTLVFVASFDDPASKLNDEARRLFEELGSTAAKELSFRDSWVFVGAKGIENKSPFEQRMKNSKSSNKYEGWPESLEMDGCVPLRAPLET, encoded by the exons ATGAGGCTTGcag TGGCCCTGCGTGCTGTTGCATTGGTTTTACTGTTGGGCTTCACCTGGCTTCTAGCCAATTCTATGCTAGGAGGGGATAGTAACTCCTTAATACGTGGTCTCTTTAGCG GAAAACAAGAAGAGCCTACTCCAG AACCAAGACCACACAAGTACAAGTGTGGTCTGTCAGCTCCATGTCCCCCCAAACATATGGCATTCAGGCTGACCTCTGGGGCTGCCAATGTCATCGGCCCAAAAATCTGTCTGGAGGATAaagt TCTTATCAGCAGTGCCAAAAACAATGTTGGCAGAGGACTCAATATTGCTTTAGTAAATG GAGTTAATGGAGAAGTTTTGGACATAAGATCCTTTGATATGTGGGCAGGAG ATGTTTCAGAACTGCTAAAGTTTATTCGTCCACTCCATGAGGGAACGCTAGTATTTGTTGCTTCCTTTGATGACCCAGCTAGCAA GCTTAATGATGAAGCACGACGTCTGTTTGAAGAGTTGGGGAGCACAGCAGCAAAGGAGCTAAGTTTTAGGGACAGCTGGGTGTTTGTTGGAGCAAAAGGAATAGAAAACAAAAGCCCATTTGAACAG CGAATGAAGAACAGTAAAAGCAGTAACAAATATGAAGGCTGGCCGGAGTCTctagagatggatggatgtgtTCCTTTGCGTGCACCTTTGGAAACTTAA
- the idh3g gene encoding isocitrate dehydrogenase [NAD] subunit gamma, mitochondrial, whose amino-acid sequence MATLTKALKPIFGGRLGNTVKVFGAALNNQKGKATYTGQIIPPPAKYGGRHTVTLIPGDGIGPELLNHVRELFRFSCVPVDFEVVNVNSASASEDDINNAITAIRRNGVALKGNIETPHNMPPDHKSRNNLLRTSLDLYANVMHCQSLPGVHTRHQNIDIIIIRENTEGEYSSLEHESVPGVVECLKIITRNNSLRIADYAFKLAREKGRRKVTAVHKANIMKLGDGLFLQCCKEVASGYPDIQFDTMIVDNTTMQLVAKPQQFDVMLMPNLYGNVVSNVCAGLVGGPGLVPGANYGRDYAVFETATRNTGKSIANRNIANPTAMLLASCLMLDHLELHAFANMIRGAILTTMNETGLHTPDIGGQGTTLDVVQSIMRNIQSSGPLTTEI is encoded by the exons ATGGCTACTCTTACCAAAGCTTTAAAACCCATCTTTGGAGGGCGATTGGGAAATACAGTCAAG GTCTTTGGAGCAGCACTGAACAATCAAAAAGGAAAAGCTACATACACA GGACAAATTATA CCGCCTCCTGCCAAGTATGGAGGTCGGCACACTGTAACATTGATTCCTGGTGATGGGATTGGACCAGAGCTGCTCAACCATGTGCGGGAACTCTTCAG GTTCAGCTGTGTTCCTGTGGACTTTGAGGTGGTGAATGTAAATTCAGCATCAGCCAGTGAGGATGACATCAACAATGCCATTACAGCCATTCGACGCAATGGTGTTGCTCTTAAGG GTAACATTGAGACCCCTCACAACATGCCCCCTGATCACAAGTCAAGGAATAATCTTTTACG CACAAGTCTGGATCTGTATGCCAATGTGATGCACTGCCAGTCGCTTCCCGGGGTCCATACGCGCCACCAAAACAtagacatcatcatcatcagagaGAACACGGAGGGCGAGTACAGCAGCCTGGAGCATGAG AGTGTACCTGGAGTTGTGGAGTGCCTAAAAATCATTACCCGCAACAATTCCCTCCGTATCGCTGACTATGCCTTCAAACTGGCCCGTGAGAAAGGTCGCCGCAAGGTTACGGCTGTCCACAAGGCTAACATCAT GAAGCTGGGGGATGGTCTGTTCTTGCAGTGCTGTAAGGAGGTGGCCTCTGGATACCCTGACATTCAGTTTGATACTATGATTGTTGATAACACCACCATGCAG cTCGTTGCCAAGCCCCAGCAGTTTGATGTCATGTTGATGCCCAACCTGTACGGCAATGTGGTTAGCAATGTGTGTGCCGGGCTGGTGGGTGGACCCGGTCTGGTGCCTGGTGCAAACTATGGGCGAGACTACGCTGTGTTTGAAACG GCCACCAGGAACACAGGAAAGAGCATAGCCAACAGGAACATAGCCAATCCCACTGCCATGCTGCTTGCCAGCTGTCTCATGTTAGATCATCTCGA ACTTCATGCCTTCGCCAACATGATTCGAGGTGCAATCCTTACCACCATGAATGAAACTGGG TTGCACACACCTGATATTGGAGGGCAGGGCACAACCCTAGATGTGGTTCAGTCTATCATGAGAAATATCCAGAGCAGCGGTCCCCTCACTACTGAGATTTAA